Proteins encoded together in one Coffea arabica cultivar ET-39 chromosome 2c, Coffea Arabica ET-39 HiFi, whole genome shotgun sequence window:
- the LOC113723972 gene encoding uncharacterized protein, translating into MDHNAIKRRRYSNMLEEKKDELLRRRREAYARKKATTVQSTETFRLRISKNNQKPCGSASGLSPSALAPNSLIADSSGCVEQSAISNSELADMFDSMTQHLEASSSALPSPVLSADHHPVPAALAPNSLIADSSGCLERSTISNSELADLFDSMSQRLEASSSTLSSPVLSTDHHPIPEVHNHSLVEEGTCIINVESSCFSKDGCKQQILVNTQLQNTGKRKSARKGSYPRLNNILTESSILPDALNCEHCGAKRFHLEPPSFCCSGGEVSVVIPVMPYELFRLYSGTDEECINFRKNVRTYNNNLAFTSFGAKYDKNLTKNSQGVYTFRVQGQLYFYDQKEEVSKRLGISPRLRESTLKLLMGILDKNPYTRFFKSLRNLPNLDDHNIFLNSNPGLDQRLYNMPTSSEVAAIWTETDNESLDKSAHTQVYTHSNSSHRIQHYFAGYDSLQYPLLFPRDESGWHYGIPRNTIPHKRKRKESDDDALPDVSQIRSVAGLIDMENEVAEEGKNKQETISTREYYCYKLQIRDDDRSMILHTRRLLQQFAVDIYVKIEISRLEYHRKKQTEIRTEILKGAVDSISTGQAEGSKIGRRVYLLSSFIGGPRDMRRRYIDAMSLVQRYEYKPLNLEAYDMIVSAEIPDPVTQRHLYFLVMKHMIHGPCGSLKKDNVCMKDGMCKNHYPKDFNDYTTYVEDGYPHYRRKMNGRSVKVRNHLLDNRWVVPYNPYLLALFDCHLNVEICSTVKLVKYLYKYVYKGHDRVSFHIHSENSHEDVDEILDFQSGGWVVAAEAFWRIFRFKLSEMTPSVYALQVHLPGEQMISFHNKTNLADLVNDVDFSKTMLTEYFYVNRTNKEVQNLKFLYKQFPKFFVWKPAKKRWSRRKQRRVIGRLVSVSPTEGERYYLKLLLTHVRAPTSFDDLLTVNGVHMSSYRSAAFEMGLLQSDTYIEDTLDEVATFQMPSSFRSLFATILTFCSPSNPKGLWEKYESELSRDFQRNRSLTGNNSDCIRMLALEEINKLLEQIGKKVDDFHLVFHHLRTTADQQITKEIEAERNIQFSAEDLLLPSRLNMGQKFAYDTIMKQIFSTEGKSFFIDGSGGTGKTFLYRSILATLRSQGYIAIAVASSGVAASILPGGRTAHSRFKIPLDMSEVRPCQISKQGSTAKLIVQSKLILWDEASMVRRETIEAFDMLLKDIMECSDPFGGKVVIFGGDFRQTLPVIQNATRDVLVQASFVNSPLWSTLQKITLTENMRAVMDPPFSEFLLQIGEGRQPEDEDGKISLCKDMVIHYDGKDTALTRLIQTVFSDLNVYSLDPYQMINHCILSATNSAVDDVNQTIIDRFPGEAHVYTSTDRTLNEKDQGNYEDLLNSLNPKGLPPHKLILKKNCPLILVRNLNPTEGLCNGTRLICKELRQNTICAEIAVGQHRGKQGQTLDYVGIYLREPVFSHGQLYVALSEAKTSAAVKVLIMPATFHEVVTEFRTRNIVFHEVLELSKQMVNLLCIDDVKPRMKGWSAHVTVEEKIHVAISKHSSTRYQKVVLADSKGSRVEGIMFNSAVEKMGPKFHVFKKYLISNADVREIEEKYQTNGLTIQWVISTRTVVEELDEQGCDVLPSQYCKL; encoded by the exons ATGGACCATAATGCTATTAAACGTAGACGTTATTCTAATATGCTGGAAGAAAAAAAGGATGAATTGTTGAGGCGTAGACGAGAGGCATACGCTCGAAAGAAAGCTACTACTGTCCAATCTACTGAGACCTTTAGAT TACGAATTTCTAAGAATAATCAGAAACCTTGTGGTTCTGCCTCTGGATTATCTCCATCAGCATTAGCTCCTAATAGTTTAATTGCTGATTCATCTGGTTGTGTGGAACAATCAGCTATCAGTAATAGCGAATTAGCTGATATGTTTGATAGTATGACACAACACCTCGAGGCATCGTCAAGCGCCTTACCTTCGCCTGTTCTTTCGGCTGATCATCATCCTGTACCTGCAG CATTAGCTCCCAATAGTTTAATTGCTGATTCATCTGGTTGCTTGGAACGATCAACTATCAGTAATAGTGAATTAGCTGATCTGTTTGATAGTATGTCACAACGCCTCGAGGCATCGTCAAGCACCTTGTCTTCACCTGTTCTTTCAACTGATCATCATCCTATACCTGAAG TTCACAATCATTCCCTTGTAGAGGAAGGAACATGTATAATCAATGTTGAATCATCTTGTTTCTCCAAGGATGGCTGTAAACAACAAATTCTTGTTAATACTCAGCTTCAGAATACAG gaaaaagaaaaagcgcTAGAAAGGGCAGCTACCCTCGTCTGAACAACATTCTGACTGAATCATCGATACTGCCTGATGCACTCAACTGTGAACACTGTGGTGCTAAGCGATTCCATTTAGAGCCACCGAGTTTTTGCTGTTCTGGAGGCGAGGTTTCTGTTGTTATCCCTGTTATGCCTTATGAACTTTTTCGGCTCTATTCTGGTACAGACGAGGAATGCATTAACTTTCGGAAGAATGTTCGTACTTATAACAACAATCTTGCATTTACATCGTTTGGTGCAAAATATGATAagaatttgaccaaaaatagcCAGGGAGTTTACACTTTTCGGGTACAGGGGCAG TTGTATTTCTATGATCAAAAGGAGGAGGTCTCAAAGAGACTTGGTATTTCTCCTAGGTTGCGTGAGAGTACTCTTAAACTTTTGATGGGTATTCTTGACAAGAATCCTTACACTAGGTTCTTTAAGAGTTTAAGAAACCTTCCTAATCTAGACGATCATAACATATTTCTTAATTCGAATCCCGGGTTGGATCAGCGTCTGTATAACATGCCAACCTCTTCAGAAGTTGCTGCTATTTGGACTGAGACAGATAATGAAAGCCTTGACAAGAGTGCACATACACAAGTGTATACTCATTCAAATTCAAGTCATAGGATTCAACATTATTTTGCTGGCTATGATTCACTGCAATATCCACTGTTGTTCCCTCGAGATGAATCTGGCTGGCACTATGGCATTCCAAGAAACACCATTCCtcataaaagaaaaaggaaggaatctgatgatgatgctCTTCCTGATGTTTCTCAAATTAGAAGTGTTGCAGGTCTTATTGACATGGAAAATGAAG TTGCTGAGGAAGggaaaaacaaacaagaaactaTATCTACTAGAGAATACTATTGCTATAAATTACAGATTAGAGATGACGATAGATCAATGATCTTGCACACGAGGCGATTATTGCAGCAATTTGCAGTTGATATTTATGTTAAGATTGAGATTTCTAGGCTTGAATACCATAGGAAAAAACAAACGGAAATAAGAACTGAAATTCTTAAAGGTGCAGTGGATAGCATCTCTACTGGGCAGGCTGAAGGTAGTAAGATTGGTCGTCGGGTTTATCTTCTGTCTTCTTTTATTGGTGGTCCAAGGGACATGAGACGAAGGTATATAGATGCTATGTCTTTGGTCCAGAGATATG AATATAAACCACTCAATCTTGAGGCTTATGACATGATAGTCTCTGCTGAAATACCCGATCCAGTTACACAGCGACATTTGTATTTTTTAGTTATGAAACACATGATTCATGGTCCTTGTGGATCATTAAAAAAAGATAATGTATGCATGAAAGATGGTATGTGTAAGAATCACTATCCAAAGGATTTCAATGACTACACTACTTATGTAGAGGATGGATATCCTCACTATAGAAGAAAGATGAACGGTCGGTCTGTTAAAGTGAGGAATCATTTGTTGGATAATAGATGGGTGGTGCCATACAATCCGTACTTGCTTGCTTTATTTGATTGCCATTTGAATGTTGAGATCTGCTCAACTGTCAAGTTAGTCAAATATCTCTACAAATATGTTTATAAGGGTCATGATCGTGTCAGCTTTCATATCCATTCAGAGAACAGCCATGAAGATGTTGATGAGATTTTAGACTTTCAGTCTGGTGGTTGGGTTGTTGCTGCAGAGGCTTTTTGGCGCATTTTTCGCTTTAAATTGAGTGAGATGACGCCAAGTGTTTATGCATTACAGGTTCATTTACCTGGAGAGCAAATGATTTCTTTCCATAACAAAACTAATCTTGCTGATTTAGTGAATGATGTCGACTTCTCAAAAACAATGTTGACTGAGTACTTTTATGTGAACCGAACAAATAAAGAAGTTCAGAATCTAAAGTTCTTGTACAAGCAGTTTCCTAAGTTTTTTGTCTGGAAACCAGCTAAAAAACGTTGGTCTCGAAGAAAGCAGCGAAGAGTCATTGGAAGATTAGTATCAGTTAGTCCTACAGAGGGAGAAAGATATTATTTgaaactgcttttaactcacGTTCGTGCACCTACTTCCTTTGATGATTTGTTAACTGTTAATGGAGTTCATATGAGTTCCTACAGATCAGCTGCTTTTGAGATGGGATTACTTCAATCTGATACATATATTGAAGATACTCTTGATGAAGTTGCTACTTTTCAGATGCCTTCTTCATTTAGAAGCTTATTTGCTACAATCCTAACTTTCTGTTCTCCATCAAATCCAAAAGGCCTGTGGGAAAAGTATGAAAGTGAACTGTCAAGAGATTTTCAAAGGAATAGATCATTAACTGGTAACAATTCTGATTGCATCAGAATGCTTGCTCTTGAGGAGATCAATAAGTTACTAGAACAAATAGGTAAGAAAGTAGATGATTTTCACTTGGTCTTTCATCATCTTCGAACTACAGCGGATCAACAGATTACAAAGGAAATTGAGGCAGAGAGAAACATTCAGTTTTCAGCAGAGGATCTGCTCTTGCCTTCAAGGCTAAATATGGGACAGAAATTTGCTTATGATACAATTATGAAACAGATTTTTTCGACAGAGGGAAAAAGTTTTTTCATTGACGGGTCTGGTGGGACCGGAAAAACATTTCTTTATCGTTCAATTCTAGCCACATTGCGCTCCCAAGGTTATATAGCCATTGCTGTGGCGTCGTCTGGTGTTGCAGCCTCTATTCTTCCTGGAGGAAGAACAGCGCATTCACGCTTTAAAATCCCACTTGATATGTCTGAAGTTAGACCATGCCAAATTAGCAAGCAAGGCTCTACTGCTAAATTGATTGTCCAGTCTAAACTCATTCTGTGGGATGAAGCCTCAATGGTTAGACGAGAAACGATTGAAGCATTCGATATGCTTCTTAAAGATATTATGGAATGCAGTGATCCTTTTGGAGGCAAAGTAGTAATTTTTGGAGGAGATTTTCGGCAAACCTTGCCTGTCATTCAGAATGCAACAAGAGATGTTTTAGTACAAGCAAGCTTCGTTAATTCGCCTTTGTGGAGCACTTTACAAAAAATTACTTTAACAGAGAATATGAGAGCTGTTATGGATCCTCCATTTTCTGAATTCTTGCTCCAAATTGGAGAAGGTCGTCAACCAGAAGATGAAGATGGGAAGATATCTTTATGTAAAGATATGGTGATTCATTATGATGGCAAAGATACTGCTCTTACCAG GTTAATACAAACTGTATTCAGTGACCTAAACGTGTATTCCTTGGATCCATATCAAATGATCAATCATTGTATTCTATCGGCAACAAATAGTGCTGTTGATGATGTTAATCAGACTATCATTGATAGGTTTCCTGGAGAAGCGCATGTTTATACAAGTACTGACAGGACTCTTAACGAAAAGGATCAAGGTAACTATGAAGACTTGCTTAATTCTCTCAACCCAAAGGGATTGCCTCCTCATaagttgattttgaagaaaaactgTCCGCTAATTCTTGTGAGGAACTTGAACCCAACAGAAGGTCTTTGTAATGGTACCAGACTAATATGCAAGGAACTGCGACAGAATACCATTTGTGCTGAAATAGCAGTAGGGCAGCACCGTGGGAAACAA GGACAGACTCTGGATTATGTTGGAATATACTTGCGCGAGCCCGTTTTCTCTCACGGGCAGTTATATGTTGCCCTTTCTGAGGCAAAAACTTCAGCTGCGGTCAAAGTGTTGATAATGCCAGCAACTTTTCATGAAGTGGTTACTGAGTTCAGAACTAGAAATATTGTCTTTCATGAAGTTCTTGAATTATCTAAGCA AATGGTTAATTTGCTATGCATTGATGATGTCAAGCCAAGAATGAAGGGATGGTCAGCCCATGTAACTGTTGAGGAAAAGATTCATGTGGCTATCTCCAAGCATTCTTCCACCAGATATCAAAAAGTTGTGCTTGCTGATTCAAAG GGATCAAGAGTTGAGGGAATAATGTTCAATAGTGCTGTGGAAAAGATGGGaccaaaatttcatgttttcaaAAAGTATCTTATATCAAATGCTGATGTTAGAGAAATTGAGGAAAAGTATCAGACTAATGGTCTTACAATTCAATGGGTGATAAGCACACGAACTGTTGTTGAAGAATTAGATGAACAAGGATGTGATGTTTTACCGTCTCAATACTGCAAGCTTTAA
- the LOC113723973 gene encoding replication protein A 70 kDa DNA-binding subunit B-like, with product MGIVLCAFPAREVYFEGGPSVAWDYVIVNYDMKPIILTLWNEFEALEGTAILANIAENPVVICIRVRVIADSYLSLSTQSSSVILVSPNVQQARNLQMWFVVFTFCSCFLFCCVLFCF from the exons ATGGGAATTGTTCTCTGTGCCTTTCCTGCCAGGGAGGTTTATTTTGAAGGGGGGCCATCTGTTGCATGGGACTATGTAATTGTTAATTATGA CATGAAGCCTATTATATTGACACTTTGGAATGAGTTTGAGGCCCTAGAGGGGACTGCTATTCTGGCTAATATTGCAGAGAATCCGGTTGTAATCTGCATCAGGGTTAGAGTGATTGCAGATAGCT ATTTGTCATTGTCCACTCAATCCTCATCTGTTATATTGGTTTCACCAAATGTGCAGCAAGCAAGAAATCTTCAGATGTGGTTTGTTGTTTTTACGTTTTGCAgttgtttccttttttgttgTGTCCTGTTCTGCTTCTAG
- the LOC140035516 gene encoding uncharacterized protein, which translates to MNRIGGMALLWNNEVNISEVLGTAFTIEAKVEDKENKESWWFIGIYASCDGQIRRKQWEVINKRKSIWGAKWIIMGDFNDITSNDEKWGGRVRDNGSFQDFRNFINDNQLVDVGYEGKPWTWSNNWYGPGEVKERLDRGLCTLEWSKCYEEANCTHIESQASDHSMLLLETQKDRKQRRKRFQFDKRWLQQSEVEEVVKKAWDIPCVGTRWFKVKEKIKNCRIELLKWSSSKKGNSSEKIKWCKSQIEEIKASNGDNKKQQVQDMKGQLKKAYKEEEAFWNQKSRLRWLKEGDKNTQFFHATVKGRRKRNRLQKLRKESGEWTTNDEELGGEIAKYYVDLFRSTANGQLEEILTGIPITITEHMNKDLTKKVDENEIKNAFFSMDPNKAPGNDGMSPLFFQKFWSLIKKDLVNAVQGFFHHGVILKAINHTVISLIPKVDCPTEINQYRPISLCQVVYKALAKILVNRLKPFLSRCISKSQSAFVPGRQILDNVILSHELMHYLKNKRQGSVGSMAVKLDMSKAYDRVEWSFLKAIMEKMGFCSTWVNWIMACISTVTYSFNINGEHKEFVTPSRGIRQGDPLSPYLFLLCSEGLSSLLQQAKIDKELTGIKICRRAPTITHLFFADDSLVFCKANKQEAEKLKRILKVYEEATGQLINMDKSSVLFSKNTLPAVKSEVCHAMGSITQVEQGKYLGLPMVITRSKEQVFGFVRNSIDKKLKGWRNKLLSQAGKEIMIKAVAMAMPTYTMSCFRLTNKICKEISSKMADYWWGDADGKKKLHWISWKKLTAKRSNGGMGFKDLKLFNKALLAKQIWKLITQPNLLVSRVLKEKYYPKQSLFNGKVPQNASWIWQSLAGVRKELQEGTRRKIGNGRGTRIWEDNWIPGTVEGKPTTTRPLGCQLTLVSDLIRHNRWNRVLIFKTFNSQDAERILSIPLSVIGYEDNYFWMHSQAGQYTVHSGYKAWLKAEENKYTRRKEDAGTSFEGTNSKIWNSLWQQKVSQKLKVFIWKCLHGGLPVKEAIFTRTKLGNPICTGCGEMEETIEHMLLQCAKVKEIWKMAPVQWDGIEHLSDNFNKWWSAIQEAQASRGVEDQVNITINILWQIWKSRNNREFNNKEKVPFKIIEKAQQEWSEYNEANKGENPRRSTQETTIQQRTVQAQHESHTGISLKIHTHQDRRQAAVGIGITAIDNLGQMQAAWALREGHPGIHYKTKLLRSD; encoded by the coding sequence ATGAACAGAATTGGCGGCATGGCCTTACTGTGGAATAATGAGGTGAATATCTCTGAAGTTCTAGGAACAGCCTTCACTATTGAGGCAAAAGTGGAAGACAAAGAGAACAAGGAAAGTTGGTGGTTTATTGGTATATATGCTAGTTGTGATGGTCAGATAAGAAGGAAACAATGGGAAGttataaataaaaggaaatcaATCTGGGGAGCAAAATGGATAATCATGGGAGACTTTAACGACATTACttcaaatgatgaaaaatggggTGGAAGGGTAAGAGATAATGGGAGCTTTCAAGACTTCAGGAATTTCATAAATGATAATCAGTTGGTTGATGTGGGTTATGAAGGGAAGCCGTGGACATGGAGCAACAACTGGTATGGGCCTGGAGAGGTAAAAGAAAGATTGGACAGAGGTTTATGCACTTTAGAATGGTCCAAATGTTATGAGGAAGCAAACTGTACTCATATAGAATCCCAGGCTTCTGATCATAGTATGTTATTACTGGAAACTCAGAAGGACAgaaagcaaagaagaaagagattcCAGTTTGACAAGAGGTGGCTCCAACAAAGTGAGGTTGAGGAAGTGGTTAAGAAAGCCTGGGACATTCCATGTGTTGGAACAAGATGGTTCAAggtaaaagagaaaattaagaatTGCAGAATTGAGTTACTAAAGTGGAGCAGTAGCAAGAAAGGAAATTCCTCCGAAAAAATTAAATGGTGCAAAAGCCAGATTGAGGAAATCAAGGCATCTAATGGAGATAACAAGAAGCAACAAGTACAGGATATGAAGGGACAATTGAAAAAGGCATATAAGGAGGAAGAAGCTTTTTGGAATCAAAAGTCAAGATTGAGGTGGCTTAAGGAGGGGGATAAAAATACTCAGTTTTTCCATGCAACGGtgaaaggaagaaggaagagaaatAGGTTGCAGAAGTTGAGAAAGGAGAGTGGAGAATGGACTACCAATGATGAAGAACTGGGTGGGGAAATAGCCAAATATTATGTGGACTTGTTCAGATCGACAGCAAATGGGCAGCTAGAGGAGATCTTAACGGGGATTCCTATAACTATAACTGAACATATGAACAAGGATTTGACCAAAAAAGtggatgaaaatgaaataaagaaTGCATTTTTTTCAATGGATCCTAATAAGGCTCCTGGAAATGATGGCATGTCCCCcctcttttttcaaaaattctggaGTCTTATTAAAAAGGATTTGGTAAATGCAGTCCAAGGTTTCTTTCATCATGGAGTCATTCTCAAAGCCATAAACCATACGGTTATCTCCTTGATCCCAAAAGTTGATTGTCCTACAGAGATTAACCAGTATAGGCCTATTAGTCTTTGTCAAGTGGTCTATAAAGCATTAGCAAAAATCCTTGTTAACAGACTAAAGCCTTTCCTAAGTAGATGCATCAGCAAAAGTCAATCTGCATTTGTACCAGGTAGGCAAATTCTAGACAATGTCATCCTTTCTCATGAGTTAATGCACTATCtaaaaaacaaaaggcaagGTAGTGTAGGCTCTATGGCAGTGAAACTGGACATGTCTAAAGCCTATGACAGAGTGGAATGGAGCTTCTTGAAGGCTATAATGGAAAAAATGGGCTTTTGCTCAACTTGGGTAAACTGGATCATGGCATGCATAAGTACAGTAACCTACTCCTTCAATATTAATGGTGAGCACAAGGAGTTTGTCACCCCCTCAAGAGGTATCAGGCAGGGCGacccactttccccttacctATTTCTGCTTTGCTCAGAAGGACTTTCAAGTTTGCTGCAGCAAGCTAAGATAGATAAGGAGCTGACAGGTATAAAAATTTGCAGAAGGGCGCCTACAATAACTCATTTGTTCTTTGCAGATGATTCCTTGGTGTTCTGTAAAGCCAACAAACAAGAAGCAGAGAAGCTGAAAAGGATCCTCAAAGTGTATGAAGAAGCAACAGGGCAACTCATTAATATGGATAAGTCCTCAGTCTTATTCAGCAAAAACACCTTGCCAGCTGTGAAGAGTGAAGTATGTCATGCGATGGGATCCATTACACAGGTTGAACAAGGCAAGTATCTTGGGTTGCCAATGGTAATAACAAGATCAAAAGAGCAGGTATTCGGATTCGTAAGGAACTCAATAGATAAGAAACTGAAAGGATGGAGGAATAAGTTGTTAAGCCAAGCAGGGAAGGAAATAATGATTAAAGCTGTGGCAATGGCAATGCCTACCTACACTATGTCCTGCTTCAGACTAACCAACAAGATATGTAAAGAAATCAGTTCGAAAATGGCTGATTACTGGTGGGGTGATgctgatggaaaaaaaaagttgcactGGATAAGCTGGAAGAAGTTGACAGCTAAGAGAAGCAATGGAGGAATGGGCTTTAAAGATTTGAAGCTGTTTAACAAGGCTCTATTGGCTAAACAGATCTGGAAACTAATAACACAGCCAAATTTGTTAGTTAGTAGAGTACTGAAGGAGAAGTACTACCCcaagcaatcacttttcaatgGCAAAGTACCGCAAAATGCTTCTTGGATCTGGCAGAGCTTAGCAGGAGTAAGAAAGGAATTGCAAGAAGGAACTAGGAGGAAGATTGGAAATGGGAGAGGTACCAGAATATGGGAAGATAATTGGATCCCAGGAACAGTGGAAGGGAAACCAACTACTACAAGGCCATTGGGGTGTCAACTGACATTAGTGTCTGACTTGATCAGGCACAACAGATGGAATAGAGTCCTGATATTCAAAACGTTTAACTCACAGGATGCGGAGAGAATATTGAGTATACCATTAAGTGTAATAGGATATGAGGACAACTATTTCTGGATGCATTCCCAGGCTGGACAGTACACAGTTCATTCTGGTTATAAAGCTTGGCTGAAGGCAGAGGAAAACAAGTACACAAGAAGGAAGGAGGATGCTGGAACAAGCTTTGAAGGAACTAACTCCAAGATATGGAATTCATTGTGGCAGCAGAAGGTAAGTCAGAAACTAAAGGTTTTCATTTGGAAATGTTTGCATGGGGGTCTCCCAGTTAAGGAGGCAATTTTCACAAGAACAAAGTTAGGGAACCCCATATGTACTGGATGTGGTGAGATGGAGGAAACGATAGAACACATGCTGCTGCAATGTGCTAAAGTGAAGGAGATTTGGAAAATGGCGCCAGTGCAGTGGGATGGGATAGAACATCTATCTGACAACTTCAACAAATGGTGGTCCGCAATCCAGGAAGCTCAAGCAAGTAGAGGTGTGGAGGATCAAGTGAATATTACCATTAACATTCTCTGGCAGATATGGAAATCCAGGAATAATAGAGAGTTTAATAATAAGGAAAAGGTGCCATTCAAGATCATTGAGAAGGCACAGCAGGAGTGGTCTGAATATAATGAAGCTAACAAAGGGGAGAATCCAAGAAGAAGCACTCAGGAAACAACGATACAGCAACGGACTGTCCAGGCTCAACATGAGAGCCACACTGGTATATCATTGAAGATCCATACGCATCAGGACAGAAGGCAAGCAGCAGTGGGGATTGGAATCACAGCCATAGATAACTTGGGACAAATGCAAGCAGCATGGGCACTTAGAGAAGGTCATCCGGGGATACATTACAAGACCAAGCTGTTGCGGTCAGATTAG
- the LOC113726233 gene encoding uncharacterized protein, with amino-acid sequence MYNGIGLQTPRGSGTNGYIQTNKFFVKSKSNKVVTDSSIKGFDAGQGTGGVTRKANKEILEHDRKRQIQLKLLVLEDKLVDQGYTDAEIAEKLQEARQNLEAAAAAEEAGGPSAIVVSSSDNKVSDTQTHQIAARKEKQMETLKAALGIGSETDKQKKQQGAWVLDSEGSGEDEKIRSGILVDAAGYGNIHEKDTKKEKVQDTKSKKNDSERDATKNRKKKQGRRRGEDSSDTDTEGKHARETSGKRGKNRRAISSDDSDSDSDIEERRQKSRRKHRSSRKHDSSSSSPESNSDSSSESESDYSSDEKLKHKSQKVKQLSRYKRYDSEDEYKRYGSEDEYDIGKRKSDKEKKRSHHSRASVAEKDDKLKTGDKGMQRGNRKYGNGSDISEEETRKTLVKTDKRSRRHDTDEDSSDSDYDGKRRTKRGRRHDSDEDDYEIRGKASLEKSSRSDSDSETSDQGRGRYEKFKSSEKSRGGNENNVSGRGGGSVVNETFKKLEQLQQSKHDVMDGSRQGNQETTRGKKKMDDEDREGKLEVKSRRRDSGKEADNGSQSKSLRNEEKQGRDGRTIRNDRGQERRGTGRNHRELQHGDRRGIQDVERYGQDRRGNRDEDNNRGRKHKRDEEEETYRDREKDGEHQEARLEEEHGRRKNDRHREHESSKRGRYDDLHSSRERRYDDDRRDERRSRR; translated from the exons atgTATAATGGAATCGGGCTTCAGACGCCGAGAGGTTCGGGAACGAACGGCTACATCCAGACGAACAAGTTCTTCGTGAAGTCAAAATCGAACAAAGTAGTGACGGATTCTTCGATTAAAGGCTTCGATGCCGGCCAGGGTACCGGCGGCGTGACCCGGAAAGCCAATAAGGAGATTCTGGAGCACGACCGCAAACGCCAGATCCAGCTGAAGCTCCTCGTTCTTGAAGATAAGCTTGTCGATCAGGGCTACACCGATGCCGAAATTGCTGAAAAGCTTCAGGAGGCTCGACAAAACCTGGAGGCTGCCGCCGCTGCTGAAGAAGCTGGCGGCCCTTCGGCAATCGTTGTCTCCTCCTCTGATAACAA GGTTTCAGACACACAGACACACCAAATAGCTGCTAGAAAGGAAAAGCAAATGGAAACCTTAAAAGCTGCTCTAGGGATTGGATCTGAAACTGACAAGCAAAAGAAGCAGCAGGGTGCTTGGGTCTTGGATTCTGAAGGTAGTGGCGAGGACGAAAAGATAAGAAGCGGGATCCTTGTTGATGCTGCTGGCTACGgcaacattcatgaaaaggataccaaaaaagaaaaggttcAAGATACGAAGAGTAAGAAGAATGATAGTGAAAGAGATGCGACAAAGAATCGCAAGAAGAAGCAAGGGAGAAGAAGAGGTGAAGACTCATCTGATACAGACACAGAAGGGAAACATGCAAGAGAAACTAGCGGTAAGCGTGGAAAAAACAGGAGGGCAATTTCTAGTGATGATTCTGATTCTGATTCTGATATTGAGGAAAGGAGGCAAAAGTCAAGGAGGAAACACAGAAGTAGTAGAAAGCATGACAGTAGCTCCTCCAGTCCAGAGTCTAATTCTGATTCTAGTTCAGAGTCTGAATCTGATTATAGTTCTGATGAGAAGCTGAagcacaaaagtcaaaaagttaAGCAACTGTCACGATATAAACGGTATGATTCTGAGGATGAATATAAGCGGTATGGTTCTGAGGATGAATATGACATTGGCAAGAGAAAAAGtgataaagagaagaaaaggagtCATCATAGCAGAGCTTCTGTGGCAGAGAAAGATGATAAATTGAAGACAGGGGATAAAGGGATGCAGAGAGGCAATAGAAAGTATGGTAATGGAAGTGATATATCTGaagaagaaaccagaaaaacatTGGTGAAAACTGACAAAAGATCGCGCCGGCATGACACTGATGAGGACAGTTCTGATTCTGATTATGATGGGAAAAGGAGGACCAAGCGAGGTAGAAGACATGATTCTGATGAGGATGATTATGAAATTAGGGGCAAGGCTTCTCTTGAGAAAAGCAGCAGGAGTGATTCAGACTCTGAAACTAGTGATCAGGGTCGTGGGAGGTATGAGAAATTTAAATCCAGTGAGAAGAGCAGAGGTGGTAACGAAAACAATGTGAGTGGTAGAGGTGGGGGAAGTGTAGTAAATGAGACATTCAAGAAATTGGAGCAGCTGCAACAGTCAAAGCATGATGTAATGGATGGATCAAGGCAGGGCAATCAAGAGACGACAAGGGGTAAGAAGAAGATGGATGATGAAGATCGGGAAGGAAAGCTTGAGGTGAAGTCAAGAAGGCGAGATTCTGGTAAAGAGGCTGATAATGGAAGTCAGAGTAAATCACTAAGGAATGAGGAGAAGCAGGGTAGGGATGGCAGAACGATTAGAAATGACCGAGGACAGGAACGTCGGGGCACTGGAAGGAATCACCGTGAGCTGCAGCATGGGGATAGGAGAGGGATTCAGGACGTTGAAAGGTATGGACAGGATAGAAGAGGAAATAGGGATGAAGATAACAATCGGGGAAGAAAGCACAAAAGAGATGAAGAGGAAGAAACATATCGGGATCGTGAAAAAGATGGGGAGCATCAAGAAGCGAGGTTGGAGGAAGAGCATGGGCGCAGAAAGAATGATAGGCATAGAGAACATGAGTCGTCCAAGAGAGGTCGATATGATGATTTGCATTCCAGTCGAGAAAGACGATATGATGATGATAGGCGTGATGAGCGGCGGTCTAGGCGCTGA